A single genomic interval of Streptococcus suis harbors:
- the pezT gene encoding type II toxin-antitoxin system toxin PezT, whose product MRLEEFSEVAFQKALQRTIRALTRGKTISNQPKAILLGGQSGAGKTTIHRIKQKEFQGNIIIIDGDSYRSQHPNYLALQEKYGKDSVDYTKGFAGKMVEHLVDELSTRGYHLLIEGTLRTTQVPRQTAQLLASKGYQVSLAVIGTKPELSYLSTLIRYEELYAIDPNQARATPKEHHDGIVENLVDNLSELEREQLFDQIQIYLRDRTCIYDSETDKGSAAEVLQECLFGKWSKVEEEMWKMGQERLREISVIKENL is encoded by the coding sequence ATGAGGTTGGAAGAATTTAGTGAGGTTGCATTTCAGAAGGCCTTGCAGCGAACCATTCGGGCTTTAACCCGAGGAAAGACGATTTCAAATCAACCGAAAGCCATTTTACTTGGTGGACAAAGCGGAGCTGGTAAGACGACTATTCATCGTATCAAGCAAAAAGAATTTCAAGGTAATATCATTATCATCGATGGTGACAGCTACCGTTCTCAGCATCCCAATTACTTAGCCCTGCAAGAAAAGTATGGCAAGGACAGCGTGGACTATACCAAGGGATTTGCAGGAAAAATGGTAGAGCATCTGGTTGACGAACTCAGCACGCGGGGTTATCATTTGCTGATTGAGGGAACCTTACGAACCACTCAAGTTCCTCGTCAGACTGCTCAATTATTAGCTTCTAAAGGTTACCAAGTTTCTTTAGCTGTTATTGGTACCAAACCAGAACTGTCCTATCTCAGCACCTTAATTCGTTACGAAGAACTTTATGCCATCGATCCCAATCAGGCCAGGGCAACACCAAAAGAACACCATGATGGGATTGTTGAGAACTTGGTTGATAACCTAAGTGAGTTAGAAAGAGAGCAACTCTTTGACCAGATTCAGATTTATCTGAGAGATCGAACTTGTATCTACGATTCTGAAACCGATAAAGGTTCCGCTGCAGAAGTGTTACAAGAATGCCTCTTTGGAAAATGGAGTAAAGTCGAGGAAGAGATGTGGAAGATGGGACAAGAGCGGTTAAGAGAGATTTCAGTAATAAAAGAAAATTTGTAG
- a CDS encoding transposase translates to MSSLEKIIETQSKTIEMMANELTLLREQVDYLRQKLYGKSSEKVVYQPGQLSLFGEESLPEEEADLPS, encoded by the coding sequence ATGTCATCACTAGAAAAAATTATTGAAACACAGTCAAAAACGATAGAGATGATGGCTAATGAACTCACTCTCCTTCGAGAACAGGTTGACTATCTGAGACAGAAACTCTACGGAAAATCATCAGAGAAGGTCGTATATCAACCAGGTCAGCTGAGCTTGTTTGGGGAGGAAAGTCTCCCTGAAGAAGAAGCTGACTTACCCAGTTGA
- the tnpB gene encoding IS66 family insertion sequence element accessory protein TnpB (TnpB, as the term is used for proteins encoded by IS66 family insertion elements, is considered an accessory protein, since TnpC, encoded by a neighboring gene, is a DDE family transposase.): MTIQLSDLGQVYLVCGKTDMRQGIDSLAYLIKSQFNLDPFSGQVYLFCGGRKDRFKALYWDGQGFWLLYKRFENGKLTWPNNEEEVKALTSEQVDWLMKGFSIIPKINVSKSRDFY, translated from the coding sequence ATGACCATCCAACTCAGTGATTTAGGTCAAGTTTACTTGGTCTGTGGAAAAACAGATATGCGTCAGGGAATTGATTCCCTGGCCTATCTTATCAAAAGTCAGTTCAACCTGGATCCCTTCTCCGGTCAGGTCTATCTCTTCTGCGGAGGTCGAAAAGACCGGTTCAAAGCTCTTTATTGGGATGGACAGGGATTTTGGTTATTGTATAAACGTTTTGAAAATGGGAAATTGACCTGGCCAAACAATGAAGAAGAGGTCAAGGCTCTAACTTCCGAGCAAGTCGACTGGCTCATGAAAGGATTTTCTATCATTCCAAAAATAAATGTTTCAAAAAGTCGTGATTTCTATTGA
- a CDS encoding IS66-like element short variant transposase: MGRKVSLKKKLTYPVETETITYKRKKAKGVRQAIFSQFTPEIVHHELQGEDCTCPDCHGQLKEIGSTVQRQELVFIPAQLKRIDHVQHAYKCQACSQKNLSDKIIKAPVPKAPLAHSLGSASIIAHTIHQKFNLKVPNYRQEEDWHKLGLPISRKEIANWHIKSSQYYFEPIYNLLHEKLLEQPILHADETSYKVLENDSQLTYYWTFLSGKHEKNGITLYHHDKRRSGLVVEEFLGDYAGYVHCDMWSAYRQLDKAQLVGCWAHVRRKFFEATPKKTDNTSLGAKGLAYCDRLFALESDWADLSTEERLHKRQTELTPLMDEFFDWCREQAVLPASKLGTAIEYSLKYETTFRAVLSDGDLVLSNNMAERAMKTLVMGRKNWLFSQSFEGAKSTAVILSLLETAKRHGLDAEKYMTYLLEHLPNEESLAKKEVLEAYLPWDKNIKRACK; encoded by the coding sequence TTGGGGAGGAAAGTCTCCCTGAAGAAGAAGCTGACTTACCCAGTTGAAACGGAGACCATCACCTATAAACGCAAGAAAGCTAAGGGAGTTCGTCAGGCTATTTTCAGCCAGTTCACTCCAGAGATTGTGCATCACGAATTGCAGGGCGAAGACTGCACTTGTCCAGACTGTCATGGTCAGCTGAAAGAGATTGGCTCAACTGTTCAACGACAAGAGTTGGTCTTCATTCCTGCACAATTAAAGCGGATTGACCATGTTCAACACGCATACAAGTGTCAGGCATGTAGTCAGAAGAATCTAAGCGATAAGATTATCAAGGCTCCTGTTCCTAAGGCACCTTTGGCACACAGCTTGGGTTCAGCCTCTATCATCGCTCACACCATTCACCAGAAATTCAATCTGAAGGTACCCAATTACCGTCAGGAAGAGGACTGGCATAAACTTGGCCTGCCCATCAGTCGGAAGGAAATAGCCAACTGGCACATCAAGTCTAGTCAGTATTATTTCGAGCCGATTTATAACCTGTTGCACGAGAAATTGTTGGAGCAGCCTATTCTTCATGCGGATGAGACTTCCTACAAGGTCTTAGAAAATGATAGCCAGTTGACCTACTACTGGACTTTCTTGTCTGGGAAACATGAGAAAAATGGAATTACCCTCTATCATCATGACAAACGACGGAGCGGCTTAGTTGTGGAGGAGTTTCTTGGGGACTATGCGGGCTACGTTCATTGTGACATGTGGAGTGCTTATCGTCAATTAGACAAGGCTCAGCTCGTTGGCTGTTGGGCTCATGTTAGACGAAAATTTTTTGAGGCGACTCCTAAGAAGACAGATAATACTTCTTTAGGAGCCAAGGGATTAGCCTATTGCGACCGCCTGTTTGCCTTGGAGAGTGACTGGGCTGACCTGTCTACTGAGGAACGGCTACATAAACGGCAGACAGAGTTAACTCCCTTGATGGACGAGTTCTTTGATTGGTGCCGTGAACAGGCTGTCTTGCCAGCTTCCAAATTGGGTACTGCAATAGAGTATAGCCTCAAATACGAAACCACCTTCCGAGCCGTTCTCTCGGACGGTGACCTAGTCCTGTCCAACAATATGGCTGAGAGGGCTATGAAGACCTTGGTGATGGGCAGAAAAAATTGGCTTTTTTCTCAGAGCTTTGAGGGAGCCAAGTCGACAGCTGTCATTTTGAGTCTTTTAGAAACAGCTAAGCGACACGGACTTGATGCAGAAAAATATATGACCTATCTTCTAGAACACTTACCTAATGAGGAGTCGCTCGCAAAAAAGGAGGTTTTAGAAGCCTATTTGCCATGGGATAAAAATATTAAGAGAGCTTGTAAATAG
- a CDS encoding AAA family ATPase produces the protein MSIKNYRKYSEDVQTINFAHSKWPDRSGTETETESEKISITEKYISKSSSLIVGKNNSGKSTIVKLLNTLQNTKSGSRNVFKYTDFNLILNKNQNQTNQVFFNHRLLTIGFKIDQSNSRITS, from the coding sequence TTGTCAATAAAAAATTATAGAAAATATAGCGAAGACGTTCAGACTATTAACTTTGCTCATAGTAAATGGCCAGATAGGTCAGGTACTGAAACGGAAACAGAGTCGGAAAAGATAAGTATAACAGAAAAATATATATCAAAAAGTTCATCATTAATCGTAGGAAAAAATAATTCTGGTAAAAGTACAATTGTCAAATTATTAAACACACTACAAAATACCAAGTCAGGTAGTAGAAATGTTTTCAAGTATACAGATTTTAATTTAATACTCAACAAAAATCAAAATCAAACCAATCAAGTGTTTTTTAACCATCGTCTACTAACAATTGGTTTTAAAATAGACCAATCTAACTCTCGTATCACTTCTTGA
- a CDS encoding IS630 transposase-related protein: MKSYGIDFRKRVIDYVEAGHSKKETCQLFGISTNTLYLWEKQLKELGHLERQKRKPSPRKLPLDKLEAFVNQHPDAFLREITEHFDCSIPSVWAALKKLNITLKKDDNL, encoded by the coding sequence ATGAAAAGTTACGGAATAGATTTTAGAAAACGAGTTATTGATTATGTAGAGGCTGGTCATTCCAAAAAAGAAACGTGTCAGTTATTTGGGATTAGCACTAATACACTGTATCTTTGGGAGAAACAACTCAAAGAACTTGGTCATTTGGAGCGTCAAAAAAGGAAACCAAGCCCTCGCAAATTGCCATTGGATAAGTTAGAAGCCTTTGTTAACCAACATCCAGATGCTTTTTTAAGGGAAATAACAGAGCATTTTGACTGTAGTATTCCCTCCGTTTGGGCAGCCTTAAAAAAACTGAACATTACTTTAAAAAAAGACGACAACCTATAA
- a CDS encoding transposase, with translation MDTYLYRHKARAVRGQKVYDKVSGRRFERLSVVAGQIGSQIVAPLLYHGTMTAHLFMTWFQKELLLCLSEPHLIIMDNATFHPKKHLDECSIASGHYFLPLPPYSPELNPIEQFWATLKRKVTELLRTGRSVQSALEYYLKTK, from the coding sequence ATTGACACCTATCTTTATCGTCACAAAGCTAGAGCTGTACGCGGTCAAAAAGTCTATGACAAGGTTAGTGGACGTCGCTTTGAAAGGCTCTCTGTTGTCGCAGGGCAAATTGGTTCCCAAATTGTAGCACCATTGTTGTATCACGGAACAATGACAGCACATCTTTTTATGACATGGTTTCAAAAGGAACTATTACTGTGCTTATCAGAGCCACATCTGATTATTATGGATAATGCCACCTTTCATCCTAAAAAGCACCTTGATGAGTGTTCCATAGCTAGCGGGCATTACTTTCTTCCCTTACCACCTTATTCTCCTGAACTCAATCCCATCGAACAGTTTTGGGCTACTCTAAAAAGAAAGGTGACTGAATTGTTAAGAACAGGTCGTTCTGTTCAGTCTGCCTTAGAATACTATTTAAAAACTAAATAA
- a CDS encoding DUF1542 domain-containing protein, with amino-acid sequence MNRSKKKSFDWYGVRQRFSIRKYHIGAASVLLGTTLVLSAGTIVSAETGVNGDGASNGQIVNNDGTSDGTTSTMQPQGDNQGVNSSGVQTGNTTNSTANDQSANDTSSASGQPVGISRSVDTGTQGDGSTSQPVAEPIMIIPSSASEPAPSGYVTVTFNKTPWDNGLKLGNQSGNSVRIFVKNNVTWGTLLKDSSWQWPTVITNAGDTVVGWAVNIGYGKPYNSGNAFSLENYKDTVVKNTNLSPNVVFEVEPVGGKGTKEDYLTQYGPDEQEKWIFIKFDAGQGQLSGSKTSKMVAVSKNLYSIDFSNAKFKEKVESPTLAGHTFVRWQTRDGVVLPKSGPITTDTTYEALYLAHPQNQVAVFDSKKLTDSEKEQVKKNILDANPDLSTGVPQVIKAIDISDTGEATVTFNDDTVVKVPSATLTNEDKDTARSNAKAEIEKEATEKSDDIEASNLTEEEKIARLTEVRDANDRANNAIDKAATTEDLTKAISDGTAAIKAVSTTNTIKTKAKQALEEAYNAEKAEIENSALTAEEKAIKQADLTTAKENAIKAVDDAKTDSAVEGALKNGKAAIESTYTAIIKNPSSVSDTAPQGYVTITFNKSQWAKGLTLGSQSGDSVRIFAKNDVTWETLLNDPAWQWPTVKTDEGDTVVGWAVNSGEYKANVAFSREKYKDSLVSDINLYPNVVYEVEDVRGDGTKASYLAQYGADEQDKWVFITFDAGQGQLIKSKKTSKMVAVSNNLYSIDFNNKKFTEKIETATLAGNTFVRWQTTAGTALPKSGSITTEETYNALYLAHPTDKTAVFDTNKLTETEKDSLKQAISNANPDSANLIQSITVSDAGEATVTYNDGTVVTVPATELISEDKDAVRNLAKADIDKVATEKVAEINASNLTAEEKAEKIQKVEEAKTAARTAIDAATTNDELAKAVTDGKVAIAGIDATTSAKKEVAKKDLEETYNAKKAEIDNSALTAEEKVVKQAELDKVKEDAINAIDAATTDADVDTALNKGKADIEAIETLISEKKTDARQQLDEAYAAKEAEITNSSLTGEEKAAKLAELDKAKAAAENAIDTATNNAGVDKALEDGKSAIDSIDTTSSTAKADAKKDLEEAYNAKKAEIENSALTAEEKAAKQAGLDKAKADADKAIDAATDKAGVDTALADGKATIGAIDTTASAKKADAKKDLEEAYNAKKAAITNSGLTAEEKATKQAELDKAKEDADKAIDAATDASGVAKALEAGKTAIAAIDTSVSPKKAAAKQDLEAAYNAKKAAITNSGLTAEEKAAKQAELDKAKEDATKSIDAATDASGVAKALEAGKTAIAAIDTSVSPKKAAAKQDLEAAYNAKKAAITNSGLTAEEKAAKQAELDKAKADADKAIDAATDNAGVAKALEAGKSAIDAINTTTSAEKAAAKEALEEAYNAKKAEIENSALTAEEKATKQAELDKAKADADKAIDAATDDAGVAKALEAGKSAIDAINTTTSAEKAAAKEALEAGKSAIDAINTTTSAEKVAAKEALEEAYNAKKAEIENPALTAEEKAAKQAELDKAKADADKAIDAATDDAGVAKALEAGKSAIDAINTTTSAEKVAAKQALEEAYNAKKAEIENSALTAEEKAAKQAELDKAKEDADKAIDAATDNAGVAKALEAGKTAIAAIDTSVSPKKAAAKQDLEEAYNAKKDAITNSGLTAEEKAAKQAELDKAKEDATKSIDAATDDSGVDTALNEGKADIEAIGTIISDKKIAARQQLEEAYSAKETEITSSSLTGEEKATKLAELDKAKEAAENAIDTAADNAGVDTALEAGKTAIAAIDTTASAEKAAAKQDLEDAYNAKKAEIENSVLTADEKAAKQAELDKAKADADKAIAAATDASGVAKTLEAGKSAIAAINTTTSAEKAAAKKKSVLPNTGDNIGLSSILGVSGLALLGIAIRKKREN; translated from the coding sequence ATGAATCGTTCGAAAAAGAAATCATTTGATTGGTATGGAGTGCGCCAGCGTTTCTCTATCCGTAAATATCATATTGGTGCTGCAAGTGTTCTGTTAGGTACGACCTTGGTTCTTAGTGCAGGAACGATTGTAAGCGCTGAAACAGGAGTCAATGGAGATGGAGCTTCAAACGGGCAAATTGTAAATAATGATGGAACTTCCGATGGCACAACTTCAACAATGCAGCCACAAGGGGATAATCAAGGAGTCAATAGCTCAGGAGTTCAGACTGGTAATACAACAAACTCAACTGCGAATGACCAGTCTGCAAATGATACAAGTTCAGCAAGTGGCCAACCAGTAGGAATCTCACGTTCAGTAGATACTGGAACACAAGGAGATGGTTCGACTAGCCAACCCGTTGCCGAGCCAATTATGATAATCCCAAGTTCTGCGTCGGAACCAGCACCTTCGGGCTACGTAACTGTAACATTTAATAAAACGCCGTGGGATAATGGGTTAAAATTAGGTAATCAAAGTGGCAACTCGGTAAGAATATTTGTCAAGAATAATGTAACATGGGGAACACTTCTAAAAGATTCATCTTGGCAGTGGCCTACTGTAATTACAAATGCAGGCGACACGGTTGTTGGTTGGGCTGTGAATATCGGTTACGGGAAACCATATAACTCAGGAAATGCTTTTTCACTTGAAAATTATAAGGATACTGTTGTCAAAAATACAAACTTGTCTCCAAACGTAGTTTTTGAAGTTGAACCTGTAGGAGGAAAAGGGACTAAAGAAGACTATCTAACACAGTATGGTCCAGATGAGCAAGAAAAATGGATTTTTATCAAGTTTGATGCTGGTCAAGGTCAACTCAGTGGATCAAAAACATCTAAAATGGTAGCTGTGAGCAAGAATCTCTATTCTATTGATTTTAGTAATGCAAAGTTTAAAGAAAAAGTTGAGTCGCCTACTCTTGCGGGGCATACCTTTGTGCGTTGGCAAACACGGGATGGGGTAGTGTTACCTAAGAGTGGTCCAATCACAACTGACACAACCTATGAGGCACTGTATCTTGCGCATCCACAAAACCAGGTAGCTGTATTTGATAGTAAAAAGTTAACAGATTCCGAGAAAGAACAGGTCAAGAAAAATATATTAGATGCAAACCCTGATTTAAGTACAGGGGTTCCGCAAGTCATCAAAGCGATTGACATATCCGATACAGGTGAAGCTACTGTAACATTTAATGATGATACCGTAGTTAAAGTTCCATCCGCAACTCTCACCAACGAAGACAAGGATACTGCTAGAAGCAATGCCAAAGCAGAAATTGAAAAAGAGGCAACGGAAAAGAGTGATGACATCGAGGCCTCAAATCTCACTGAAGAAGAGAAAATAGCCAGACTGACGGAAGTTCGAGATGCAAACGACCGAGCTAATAATGCAATTGATAAAGCTGCTACTACTGAAGACTTAACTAAGGCTATTTCGGATGGTACAGCAGCGATTAAAGCAGTTAGCACAACTAATACTATAAAAACAAAAGCTAAGCAAGCACTTGAAGAAGCCTACAATGCTGAGAAAGCAGAAATTGAAAATTCTGCACTTACAGCTGAAGAAAAGGCTATTAAACAAGCTGACTTGACTACTGCTAAGGAAAATGCTATAAAAGCAGTTGATGATGCAAAAACAGATTCGGCTGTTGAAGGGGCTCTTAAAAATGGTAAAGCGGCTATTGAGTCTACATACACAGCGATTATTAAAAATCCAAGTTCTGTAAGTGATACTGCTCCACAGGGGTATGTGACTATAACATTTAATAAATCACAGTGGGCTAAGGGCTTAACATTAGGAAGTCAAAGTGGCGATTCAGTAAGAATTTTTGCTAAAAATGATGTAACATGGGAAACACTTCTAAATGACCCTGCTTGGCAATGGCCTACTGTAAAAACAGATGAAGGTGATACTGTTGTTGGTTGGGCCGTGAATAGTGGTGAATATAAAGCAAATGTCGCTTTTTCTCGTGAGAAATACAAAGACAGCTTGGTCTCTGATATAAACTTGTATCCAAATGTAGTTTATGAAGTTGAAGATGTAAGAGGCGATGGGACTAAAGCAAGTTATCTCGCACAATATGGAGCAGATGAACAAGATAAATGGGTTTTTATCACCTTTGATGCAGGTCAAGGTCAACTCATCAAAAGCAAAAAAACTTCGAAAATGGTTGCTGTAAGTAACAATCTTTACTCTATTGATTTTAATAATAAAAAATTTACAGAGAAGATTGAAACTGCAACTCTTGCGGGGAATACCTTTGTTCGTTGGCAGACAACTGCTGGCACAGCCCTACCTAAGAGTGGCTCTATTACAACCGAAGAAACATACAATGCATTATATCTTGCACATCCAACAGACAAGACCGCCGTCTTTGACACTAATAAACTAACAGAGACCGAGAAGGATAGTTTAAAACAAGCGATTTCCAATGCAAATCCAGATAGTGCTAACCTCATTCAGAGCATTACGGTGTCTGACGCAGGTGAAGCTACAGTGACTTACAACGACGGCACTGTTGTGACAGTTCCAGCTACAGAACTTATCTCTGAAGATAAAGACGCTGTTAGAAACCTTGCCAAAGCCGATATTGATAAAGTGGCAACAGAGAAGGTTGCTGAAATCAATGCGTCAAACCTTACAGCTGAGGAAAAAGCTGAGAAAATACAAAAAGTAGAAGAAGCTAAAACTGCAGCCCGCACAGCTATTGACGCTGCTACTACTAACGATGAACTAGCCAAAGCGGTAACTGACGGTAAAGTAGCTATTGCAGGTATTGATGCAACTACAAGTGCTAAGAAGGAAGTGGCTAAGAAGGACTTAGAAGAAACTTACAATGCTAAGAAAGCTGAAATTGACAATTCAGCTCTTACTGCTGAAGAAAAAGTAGTAAAACAAGCTGAATTGGATAAAGTCAAGGAAGATGCCATCAATGCAATTGATGCAGCAACAACAGATGCAGATGTAGATACAGCATTAAATAAAGGTAAAGCTGATATTGAAGCGATTGAAACGCTTATAAGTGAGAAGAAGACTGATGCTAGACAACAGCTTGATGAGGCGTACGCTGCTAAGGAAGCTGAGATTACAAATTCATCATTAACTGGAGAAGAAAAAGCCGCTAAACTAGCTGAGTTGGATAAAGCCAAAGCAGCCGCTGAAAATGCTATCGACACTGCAACAAATAATGCCGGTGTAGACAAGGCTCTTGAAGACGGTAAGTCAGCAATTGATTCCATTGACACTACAAGTAGTACTGCTAAAGCAGATGCTAAGAAAGACTTAGAAGAAGCTTACAACGCTAAGAAAGCTGAAATCGAAAATTCTGCACTTACAGCTGAAGAAAAAGCAGCGAAACAAGCTGGATTGGATAAAGCTAAAGCAGACGCAGATAAAGCTATCGACGCTGCGACAGATAAAGCAGGCGTAGATACAGCTCTTGCAGACGGTAAGGCAACTATTGGAGCCATCGACACTACTGCAAGTGCTAAGAAAGCAGATGCTAAGAAAGACTTAGAAGAAGCTTACAACGCTAAGAAAGCTGCCATTACCAATTCAGGTTTGACAGCTGAAGAAAAGGCTACTAAACAAGCAGAATTGGATAAAGCCAAAGAAGATGCAGATAAGGCTATTGACGCCGCAACAGATGCTTCAGGTGTAGCCAAAGCTCTTGAAGCAGGCAAAACAGCCATCGCAGCTATTGACACTTCTGTGAGTCCTAAGAAAGCCGCCGCTAAGCAAGACTTGGAAGCAGCTTACAACGCTAAGAAAGCTGCCATTACCAATTCAGGTTTGACAGCTGAAGAAAAGGCTGCTAAACAAGCAGAATTGGATAAAGCTAAAGAGGATGCCACTAAATCCATCGACGCCGCAACAGATGCTTCAGGTGTAGCCAAAGCTCTTGAAGCAGGCAAAACAGCCATCGCAGCTATTGACACTTCTGTGAGTCCTAAGAAAGCCGCCGCTAAGCAAGACTTGGAAGCAGCTTACAACGCTAAGAAAGCTGCCATTACCAATTCAGGTTTGACAGCTGAAGAAAAGGCTGCTAAACAAGCAGAATTGGATAAAGCCAAAGCTGACGCAGATAAAGCGATTGACGCCGCAACAGATAATGCAGGCGTAGCTAAAGCTCTTGAAGCTGGTAAATCAGCGATTGACGCAATCAATACAACTACAAGTGCTGAGAAAGCAGCCGCTAAGGAAGCTCTTGAAGAAGCCTACAACGCTAAGAAAGCAGAAATTGAAAATTCTGCCCTTACAGCTGAAGAAAAAGCCACAAAACAAGCAGAATTGGATAAAGCTAAAGCTGACGCAGATAAGGCTATTGATGCCGCAACTGATGATGCAGGCGTAGCTAAAGCTCTTGAAGCTGGTAAATCAGCGATTGACGCAATCAATACAACTACAAGTGCTGAGAAAGCAGCCGCTAAGGAAGCTCTTGAAGCTGGCAAATCAGCGATTGACGCAATCAATACAACTACAAGTGCTGAGAAAGTAGCCGCTAAGGAAGCTCTTGAAGAAGCCTACAACGCTAAGAAAGCAGAAATTGAAAATCCTGCCCTTACAGCTGAAGAAAAAGCCGCAAAACAAGCAGAATTGGATAAAGCTAAAGCTGACGCAGATAAGGCTATTGATGCAGCAACTGATGATGCAGGCGTAGCTAAAGCTCTTGAAGCTGGCAAATCAGCGATTGACGCAATCAATACAACTACAAGTGCTGAGAAAGTAGCCGCTAAGCAAGCTCTTGAAGAAGCCTACAACGCTAAGAAAGCAGAAATTGAAAATTCTGCCCTTACAGCTGAAGAAAAAGCCGCAAAACAAGCAGAATTGGATAAAGCCAAAGAGGATGCAGATAAAGCTATTGATGCCGCAACAGATAATGCAGGTGTAGCCAAAGCTCTTGAAGCAGGCAAAACAGCCATCGCAGCTATTGACACTTCTGTGAGTCCTAAGAAAGCCGCCGCTAAGCAAGACTTGGAAGAAGCCTACAACGCTAAGAAAGATGCCATTACCAATTCAGGTTTGACAGCTGAAGAAAAGGCTGCTAAACAAGCAGAATTGGATAAAGCTAAAGAGGATGCCACTAAATCCATCGACGCCGCAACAGATGATTCAGGTGTAGATACAGCACTTAATGAGGGTAAAGCGGATATCGAAGCGATTGGAACGATTATAAGTGATAAGAAGATTGCTGCTAGACAACAGCTTGAAGAGGCATACTCTGCTAAGGAAACTGAGATTACAAGCTCATCCCTAACTGGAGAAGAAAAAGCAACCAAACTAGCAGAACTGGATAAAGCTAAAGAAGCTGCTGAAAATGCTATTGACACAGCAGCAGATAATGCAGGTGTAGATACAGCACTTGAAGCAGGCAAAACAGCCATTGCAGCTATTGACACAACAGCTAGTGCTGAGAAAGCAGCTGCTAAGCAAGACTTGGAAGATGCTTACAATGCTAAGAAAGCAGAAATTGAAAATTCTGTCCTTACAGCTGACGAAAAAGCAGCGAAACAAGCAGAATTGGATAAAGCCAAAGCTGATGCAGATAAGGCTATTGCCGCCGCAACAGATGCTTCAGGTGTAGCCAAAACTCTTGAAGCTGGCAAATCAGCGATTGCCGCAATCAACACAACTACAAGTGCTGAGAAAGCAGCAGCTAAGAAAAAATCAGTTCTTCCTAACACTGGTGACAATATTGGTTTATCTAGCATCTTGGGTGTGTCTGGCCTAGCCTTATTAGGAATCGCGATTCGTAAAAAAAGAGAAAATTAA